The following coding sequences lie in one Arachis ipaensis cultivar K30076 chromosome B03, Araip1.1, whole genome shotgun sequence genomic window:
- the LOC107634413 gene encoding piriformospora indica-insensitive protein 2-like, translating into MAIRIISRKCTQAVCFMFLMVLLFCVCEGQDSSSLSPMDEKEKQVIYNVIQGFVGKWWNGSDLYPDPCGWTPIQGVSCELYDDGFWYVTVVNLGQVFDNSLICSNDAKFPEQLFKLKHLKVLSLTSCFLSPNKNPVTLPISGWEKFSESLESLILRSNPGLVGTIPSTIGSLRSLQSLVLLENSLTGELPRSIGNLVKLRQLVLAGNNLVGEVPITYGRFSELLIFDASRNNLSGSLPPIVGSWSSLLKLDLSNNVLEGLLPMELGRLKHLTLLDVSHNKLIGGLAETIKELVSLKDMVLSNNPIGGDLLGTKWRSFTKVETLDLSNMGLEGSVPESITEMKRLRFLDLSNNNLNGSLSRNLENLPCLKALHVNGNNLTGRLEFSQEFYGKLGRRFAAWNNNENLCYVAKQVTPVPYSVKPCLQEITNSEGVSTVENFEMSEGSYDEDSFVETSFGISSFVFNDVWLILSVNVVLTVLLWNLSF; encoded by the exons ATGGCTATTAGGATTATATCAAGGAAGTGCACACAAGCTGTTTGTTTTATGTTCCTCATGGTTTTGCTTTTTTGTGTTTGTGAGGGGCAAGACTCTTCTTCATTGTCACCAATGGATGAGAAAGAGAAGCAAGTCATCTACAATGTGATTCAGGGTTTTGTAGGAAAATGGTGGAATGGTTCAGACCTTTATCCAGATCCTTGTGGCTGGACTCCAATACAG GGAGTTTCATGTGAACTATATGATGATGGATTCTGGTATGTAACTGTTGTGAACCTTGGACAAGTTTTTGACAACTCTCTCATATGCAGCAATGATGCTAAATTCCCAGAACAACTATTCAAGCTCAAGCACCTCAAAGTTCTCTCATTAACCAGTTGCTTTCTTTCACCTAACAAAAATCCAGTTACACTCCCAATTTCAGGTTGGGAGAAGTTCTCAGAAAGTTTGGAATCTTTGATACTCAGATCAAACCCTGGTCTTGTTGGCACCATTCCATCCACAATTGGAAGCCTTAGAAGCCTTCAATCTCTTGTTTTGCTGGAAAATAGTCTCACAGGTGAATTGCCACGAAGTATCGGCAATTTGGTTAAGTTGAGACAACTAGTCCTTGCTGGAAACAACTTGGTTGGTGAGGTTCCAATCACTTATGGACGCTTTTCTGAGCTTTTGATATTTGATGCAAGCAGGAACAATCTTTCAGGTTCACTACCACCAATAGTTGGATCTTGGAGTTCACTTCTAAAGCTTGATTTGAGCAACAATGTGCTTGAAGGGTTGTTGCCAATGGAGCTTGGAAGGCTAAAGCATCTCACATTACTTGATGTGAGTCATAACAAACTTATTGGTGGTTTGGCTGAGACAATCAAAGAACTTGTTTCCTTAAAAGATATGGTCTTGTCTAACAATCCAATAGGGGGTGATCTCTTGGGAACAAAGTGGAGAAGTTTCACAAAAGTTGAGACTTTGGACCTTTCCAACATGGGTTTGGAAGGTAGTGTGCCAGAGTCCATAACAGAAATGAAAAGGCTAAGGTTTCTTGACCTTAGCAACAACAACCTTAATGGAAGTCTCTCTAGGAATCTTGAGAACCTGCCATGTCTTAAAGCTCTTCATGTCAATGGAAACAACTTGACAGGGAGACTTGAATTCTCACAAGAGTTTTATGGGAAATTGGGAAGGCGGTTTGCTGCTTGGAACAATAATGAAAACTTGTGCTACGTTGCCAAACAAGTGACACCAGTGCCTTATAGTGTGAAACCTTGTTTACAGGAAATAACTAATTCTGAGGGAGTTTCAACAGTTGAGAATTTTGAGATGAGTGAAGGGAGTTACGATGAGGATTCCTTTGTAGAAACCTCTTTTGGAATTTCAAGTTTTGTATTCAATGATGTATGGTTGATTCTTAGTGTAAATGTAGTTCTTACTGTGCTGCTGTGGAATTTGTCATTTTAG